In Nicotiana tabacum cultivar K326 chromosome 17, ASM71507v2, whole genome shotgun sequence, one DNA window encodes the following:
- the LOC107815685 gene encoding protein IN CHLOROPLAST ATPASE BIOGENESIS, chloroplastic: MKVGGGVALGCPRAVAFPGIFFGRSRPAFRCYSSSSSSSPDHVSFIKDVAATQAPEHLNELLKILQVRGEEIISPGAKRGLIPLAIPLSRKGSDSVTALLRWPTAPSGMEMPLVEVRKYGVWLLAKNVDQYIHRVLVEADANSHQERERADELFRISAGAEKKLYEKGDFIASKISCLDTYILKKVGLFPDVLERRVKQHFDNGDNISALVTGEFYTKKEHFPGFARPFVFNAEILLKVGRNVEAKDAARGALKSPWWTLGCEYHEVANIAEWEDEQIEYIKEKVTEEGRQADLKKGKEPAQVALDEAAFLLDLASIDGTWDDCVKRIAECYREAGLRDVANFVVYRD, encoded by the exons ATGAAGGTGGGCGGTGGAGTGGCTCTCGGATGTCCACGCGCCGTCGCATTTCCCGGCATTTTCTTCGGCCGCAGCCGACCAGCATTCCGTTGctattcctcttcttcttcttcttctccag ATCATGTGTCCTTCATCAAAGATGTAGCTGCAACTCAAGCACCGGagcatttgaatgaacttctcaAAATCCTTCAGGTGAGAG GTGAGGAAATAATTTCTCCTGGTGCCAAGCGAGGGCTGATTCCTCTAGCGATTCCTCTTTCCAGAAAGGGTTCAG atTCTGTAACTGCACTGTTACGATGGCCAACTGCCCCATCTGG GATGGAGATGCCATTGGTAGAGGTGCGCAAGTATGGTGTATGGCTATTAGCTAAGAAT GTAGATCAGTACATTCACAGGGTATTGGTGGAAGCAGATGCAAACAGTCATCAAGAAAGAGAAAGAGCGGATGAATTGTTCCGGATTTCAGCTGGTGCGGAAAAGAAACTTTATGAGAAGGGTGACTTTATAGCATCAAAAATTTCATGCTTAGATACTTATATATTGAAGAAG GTTGGCTTGTTTCCAGACGTACTGGAGCGCAGAGTTAAGCAGCATTTTGACAATGGAGACAAT ATTTCAGCTCTGGTGACGGGAGAATTTTATACAAAGAAGGAGCATTTTCCAGGATTCGCGCGGCCTTTTGTCTTTAATGCTGAAATTCTGCTGAA GGTTGGGCGCAATGTAGAAGCTAAAGATGCTGCTAGAGGGGCTTTAAAATCACCATGGTGGACTTTGGGTTGCGAGTACCAT GAAGTTGCTAATATAGCTGAATGGGAAGATGAACAAATCGAGTACATCAAAGAGAAAGTAACTGAGGAGGGTAGGCAAGCTGATCTAAAGAAAGGGAAGGAACCTGCTCAG GTTGCATTGGATGAAGCTGCTTTCTTGTTGGATCTAGCTTCTATTGACGGTACATGGGACGATTGCGTGAAAAGGATTGCTGAATGTTACAGGGAGGCAGGGCTGCGTGATGTTGCCAACTTTGTGGTTTACAGAGACTGA